From Triticum urartu cultivar G1812 unplaced genomic scaffold, Tu2.1 TuUngrouped_contig_5102, whole genome shotgun sequence:
CCGCCCGGCCCTTCGGCGGCGGCGAGTCGGGGGAGGGCGGCAGAGAGGCCTGCTAGTGGTGGCGGCGAGGGCTCCCCCGTGTCGCCAGAGGAGGGCGACCATATGTCTCCTGTTTTGATATCAAAATGTAAGACTTATCTGAACTCAGTATCAAACACAAATGAAATTCCAGACAGCGAAACTGGTGATTTATGCACTCGATTCCTAGGGTCTTGCCACACACAGAGTTGAATATAAGAGGTCTGCCAGGACACGACACCTAGGTGTTAACTTTTATAGGCATTACAGGTAATCATAATTAAGCTAAGAGCATAAAGTAAACAGTGCCCGTTGCCAGATTTTAAACAGGACCCAAGAGAGGATATGAGCCGTCTGATCGGAGATCAACGTTGAATATGACATCACCCTGTCACGAAGCTGTATGGTGCAGTGTAGACGGTTGGATAGGAGATCGACGGAGGAGGCCAAACATAACCTGACGAAACGGCACGCGACATAACTGAAGTTTTCGACACTTGCAGGGACAAGATTCAGAGATCTCGACACAGCATCATCGCAGTTATTCGTTTACAAAGGCGCATGGGGAATAGGCTACCTACCCAACAGATCTATGGGTCTCCACTCGCATCACTAGTCACATCGTGAGATCACCTTGAAGATTGATAGCTTTGTCATTACAACATAACGTCATCAGAAATTCAGCAACGTCACACGCAGAATGGCATATCATTCCTCGGAGGCATGAAAAAACCGGAAGATATCAGGTAGGCGGCAAGCGTGTCCCTCTCCCTCGCCATCCTGCAGAATTCCCGTCTTCCGGTAGTATTCGATGCTATCCAGGAGCGTCTCCTCCAATTCCCTTGGCTTCCAGCCCAGATTCCTCAGCTTTGCAGACGAGATTGGGGTGATAGGAAAGTTATGATCCAGCTCAGACTTGCTGCAAAAATCAAATAGAGCTGTTCAAACCATGTAAACAAGCACGGCCGTTCAGGAAAAAAATGTACCATTTTGATAAGAGAAGTTACCCACCAGTTTACATAATTGTAGTCAGGGTACGTCTTCTTCAGCAACTCCAGCATGGCTTTTGTGGTAATGTAATTTGGTGCGCTGATATATCTCCCGGATGATTCTGGTTTCTCATATACTAGAAGCAACACATCGGCCACATCACGGACATCGACTATGTGCAACAGCATGTCCTTCATCGCATTAGGACCTCCTGCATTGAATTAACAGAATTTCAGCAGCCAACAAAAAAGTAGCTTTTCGACGACATACTGTAAGAATTTTTCATGTTGGAATTCATTCAAAATTCTATTGGAATGAGTCACTCAAAGGGAATTTTCATAGGAGTGACCATTTTAACAAGCTAATTATTTCGTTTCAAAGGACTACATTTTTTTTGCGGGTGATCGAAGAACTACATTTGAAACAAGAATAAACTGTCTACAAGAATTGAATCCTTCAAAATTGTTCGAGCCCATCCAAAGATGTTACTGAATTTTGCCCATCCAAAACTGTCTACAAGAATTGAATCTTGGCAAGTAGTTACTGAATTTTGCCTACCCAAAGACATGGCATATTCGACCAATAAAAGATGCTCCTGCAACTTAGCAAGAGGAAAAGGAAATAACGAGATGACCTTTTATAACATAGACGAGAAGTTCGCTGCTGGTACTGACAACGGGTTGCAGTTGTGGGCCTAAAACAACACAAGGGCATACTGTGACAACATTTAGCCCATTCTTTTCTGCATATTCCCAGGCTGTTTCTTCAGCAACAGTTTTAGCAAGACAGTACCAGAGCTGCAAACAGAAATTGTAAAGGGTCAAACTTAGTCCTCAGACGCTGCAATGATTTGTAGTTTATGAGTAATTATCAACTTACGCTGAAGAAATCAACATGTCACGGATCAGCAACGAAAATTGAAATACCAAAATATTATTATGTAAAGATACCATATAATATACTCATGTGTAATAGGCTACTTATATCATAATGTAAGTTGTGATTGGTTCTTAACTTTAAACATTATTACTAACCTCATTATCCACGCATATTTTTCTGTCGGACCAGCAACTCTCATCTTTGGGTTTACCCTGAGGCCAGTTGGGGTTAAAATGAACAGAAGAAGTGGATGACACCACCACAACTTTCTGAACCTTCATAGATGAACACACTTCAAGAATATTTACGGTGCCCTTCACAGCAGGCACCATCACTTCTGACTGCACAGTTAAATTTAGCACAAAATTAGAAACAGTCATAAGGATTGTACAGTTCCAATAACACCAAGTTGTAATCGTCTCAGCAGCAGTAAGTCCTAGGAGTCTATTACTCTAGAAAATGAGCACACTTCTTAGAAGAATCACGAATAAATACATAAGTGAAGGTACAGATGATAAATTAATCTCTGCATCGACAGTTAAAAAGACGAATACAAAGCCCAAATTCAGTTGAACAATTCCCTAATGCTGCACCGTGAATTGGTAATGATAATATGATGTCGACAAATGTGTACTAGCCTCAGGGTCGAGGATCTTATCCGCAGGGACGGGGGAGGCGACGGGGAAGACGCCCTCGCACCCCTCCACGGCGGCGGCCAGAGCGGCGCTGTCCAGCACGTCGGCCTTGAACAGCCGCAGGTTCTCCGCCGCCCCGTCTAGCTGCATCAGATGCGCGTTCTTGGAATCACCTGAACCAAACATTCGGACGTCAACCGGCGAAGTGTGAGCAGGACGGAGAATAGAGGCGAGGACGCCGGAGAATCAGATCGGACGCGGCGTGCCTACATGGGTCGCGGACGGTGGCGTGGACGGCGTAGCCCCGGGAGAGGAGCAGCTTGACGAGCCACGAGGCGATGTACCCGCCGCCGCCGGTCACGCACACGCGCCGCGGTGGTGCCATCCTCCTCGTCCTTCTCCTACGGGATGGCTTGCTGCCGCGTCGTCGGCTCTTTATGTCCCCGTCGCAGCTTTGCCGACTTGACACTTTGTCGAGCCACTAGCCGGCCGGTGGACTCCACGGCGCAAATCGACGTCAAAAAATTATGCCGAGACCTAACAAAGACCACTCGCGACCAGGGTAGAGACGAGCAACGAGCAGATCGGGTGCCGTCCGCATTGGAATCATCGCACCGCGCGCTTTCGTCGCCGGCTGATTGGTGCCAAAATGCCTCGGGTGCTTTCTGGTTGTTACCAGTCATGCACTACGCACGTCCTCGTGCACGCAAATTGTGTTGACATGTTGTTCTATTGTTGTTCTACTAGTATGGATTGAAAAGAACAtcttctactccctccatctcaatataagagcgtttttgacacgGCAGATGAAGAGAGTATTTTATACATTTGTTTTGAAAGGAGGCAAAAGACTTGCCTCATTCATTAATTAAGAGGGGGAAAAGGAGTTTAAGGTTTGTGTTACAACACCCACCGTGTTACAACACCACTACAAAAGGCGTACTCTCGCGACATGATAGATCCCAATTTCTTTGCACTCGCCGTGATCCAAGTTTGAGCCTCAATCTTGATGTTAGCTAGTAGAACCGTCGGTGAGGCACTCTTGAGTTGGAAGATGCGAGCGTTCCTTTCATTCCAGATTGTCCAACAGGTGAGCATAGAGAGGGTAGCCATGGCCTTCCTATTCGGTATGATAGAGTCTGAGAGCCCGATCCACCATTTTTGGTTGACCGTGCCAAGTGCCAAGTGGAAGTGTTGATGCTTTTGAACTGGAGCCAATCTTTTATTATTTTTCAAAGCCTAGTAGTATACCGCCATCTGAAGAGCAGGTGATCGATGGACTCTTGCACGTGCTTGCAAAGAGGACAGAGCCCACAATTGGGCCGGTCAGCAGTCCATACCCTATTTTGCATGGCCAACCACGCGAAAAATTTGACCTTGGGCGGGGCCCAGGCCTTCCACACTGCAAGCTCCATGGGTGAGCGGATGATGCCCAAAAACTAGGCCAAGTAGGCGTACTTGGCACTGTAAATCCCGCTCTATGTGTGTTTCACACAATGTCATCTTCAACGTGCACCTCAAGAGGGAAGTCGCGGATGGTGGACCAAAGCTCAATAAATTGTCGAAGATGTTCGAAGGTGAAGTTGGGAGTGACCTTGATCTTGCGAACCCAAGCATCATCTTGGAGGGCTTCCCGAAGTTTCCATGTCTTACGAGAGGAAGCGGCGTAGATAAGCAGTGCGATGTCTCTTGGCTTGCAGTCCCGCACCCAAGAGGAGTCCCAGAAGGGCGTGCGCGCACCGTTGCCAACGGATATAGTCGTTGAAGCATAGAAAAGATTTTTGTCCATCTCGTCGCATGGATTGCCGGTCCCAACCCATAGCTTGGTGGGTTCCTTCGATTCAAACCAAAGCCAACGCAAGCGAAGTGCCCTTGCAAATTTCTCCGTGTTTAGAACCCCAAGACCTCCATATTCGACCGGTCGACATACAGATTCCCAATTAACTTTGCACTTCGCGCCGGTAGTCTTATCTGTTCCCGCCCAAAGGAAAGCTCTCTCAAGCTTGTTGACATTGTGGAGGATGCTTGGTGGAACGATCAATGGGGTGATGAAGTAGATGGCTTGTGAGGATAGCACAGACTTGACAAGGGCAGCCCGACCAATGGCTGTGATATTTTTCCCATcccaaggaacaagtttggaAGCGGTTTTGTCCACGAGGAATTGGAAATCCCGAACTTTTAGTTGCCAGACCAAGAGAGGTAGCTCTAGATATTTTATTGGGAATGAAGCCCGGGCAGCAGGAAAGTTCTAGAGGATGGTGTCGAGGTGTAGGTGCCAGCACCGAATCGGGACCACCGAGCTCTTCTGGAAGTTAGTGCATAGTCCCGTGACGTCACCAAACGCATCGAGCAACACGAAGAGGTTGTCAATATCTTTCTTGATGGGTGCAATAAAAACGGCCGCGTCATCGGCATAGAGGGATGTTCTCATGATGGACCCACGGCCACGAATTTTGTGGAGCAACCCCTTCCTAGTAGCCAGCTCGAGGATCTTTTGAAGGGGGTCAATGGCAATGACAAATAGCAGGGGCGAAAGAGGATCCCCTTGCCGGAAGCCGCTTCCATGGGCAATGGGGCTGCCGGGGATGCCGTTGAGGAGAACCCGCGAGGAGGAGGTGCATAAGAGGGCGGTGATCCAATTCCGAAAGGTGCTCGGGAACCCCCTCTGCTGGAGGATGTCAATGATATACTCCCATCTCACATAGTCGAAAGCCTTTCGTATATCAAGCTTGAAAAGGAGGGATGGAGTTTTGCTCTTGTGAAGGCGACGCGTGAGATTTTTCACAtacataaaattgtcatggatacTCCTAGTCTTGATGAAAGCACTTTGCGCGTTGGAGACAAGCTTGTTCATGTGAGGGGCTAGCCGAATTGCTAAAACTTTTGCCACAATCTTCGCAATCGCGTGGATGAGGCTAATAGGCCGGAAGTCGGTGATCCCCTCAGCACCCTCCTTCTTAGGAATTAGTACAATGTTTGCAGAGTTGAGCCAGTGGAGGTTTGCTGTGTGCAGGTTGCCGAAAAGAGAAACTACCCTCATGATGTCATCCTTGATAATGTCCCAACAACTCTTGAAGAACAAACCGGTGAAACCGTCTGGCCCGGGGGCTTTGTCGGTTGGCATTTGCTTAATGGCCTCGTGCACCTCCTCCGCGATGATGGGGTCCGCGAGGGAGTCCAAGTTGTGTACCTCTAAGCCGAGCTCTTCCAATTGAAGTCGCGCGCCCGCGGGAGCCCCTTTCCCATGGCCTCGGTGAAGTGGTCGTGGACAACCTTCTCTTTGACATCATGGTCGGTGATCCATCCCTGATTAAGCAGTGCGCGAGACTGGCCAACATCAAGGAGGGCCATGTTATACATATATTTGTTCGGCTTAAAATAGCAGATATTAGTTTATATCCATTAATGCCCACTTTTCTTTAGAAGAAAGTTTGCATGCAAATATGAATTTGATTTGCTAGTTTGCTGAAGGAAACCGATAAATTTTGaacgttcggattttaagcatgaCAACCTGAACGTTTTTTATGACAGACTTTATTTGACGCGAGGTGGCAAGTTTAGTTTGTCATAAAAAACGTTCGGTTTGtcatgcttaaaatccgaacaTTCGGGATTTATTATTTAGGTTGTTGAATGCGTTTGTCGATGTATTCATGTAGTTGTGGTGGCGGCCGGGTAGAGGAATGAAGAAAGAAAGGAAGGAAGAAGAAAAGCTGGTCACTAGGGTTGCGGACAGGTGGGGCCGTGACACGTTTTCATGTTCCATCTCCCCTTTGCAGTAACCACTCCACTACAAAAGAAATGTCTTGACTATTTTTAGGTGATGCGGGTGCCTGAATGTCTTAATCGGGAAAGGTCACGCTACTAGAAGGGGCATCCGGTAGGGCATAAGGGCATCTTTGACATGGACCCTCAAATCGCCTGTAAACGTCTGGATCGATTTGTCCGGACACAGTAAGCAATTCAATGTTGTCCTGCATTTGTCCATGGACCAGTGTGG
This genomic window contains:
- the LOC125528778 gene encoding phenylacetaldehyde reductase-like, whose protein sequence is MAPPRRVCVTGGGGYIASWLVKLLLSRGYAVHATVRDPCDSKNAHLMQLDGAAENLRLFKADVLDSAALAAAVEGCEGVFPVASPVPADKILDPESEVMVPAVKGTVNILEVCSSMKVQKVVVVSSTSSVHFNPNWPQGKPKDESCWSDRKICVDNELWYCLAKTVAEETAWEYAEKNGLNVVTVCPCVVLGPQLQPVVSTSSELLVYVIKGGPNAMKDMLLHIVDVRDVADVLLLVYEKPESSGRYISAPNYITTKAMLELLKKTYPDYNYVNCKSELDHNFPITPISSAKLRNLGWKPRELEETLLDSIEYYRKTGILQDGEGEGHACRLPDIFRFFHASEE